The genomic interval aacacacacacacacacacacacacacacacacacacacacacacacacacacaaacacacacacacacacacacacacacacacacacacgaacacacacacacacgcacgcacgcacgcacacacacacacgcacgcacgcacgcacgcacacacacacgcacgcacgcacgcacacacacacacacacacacacacacacacaaacacacacacacacacacacacacacacacacacacacacacacgaacacacacacacacgcacgcacgcacgcacacacacacacacacgcacgcacgcacgcacacacacacacacacacacacaccttactAGCGATTTCCTTACCCGAAAATTCGAAAGAAAGTTTTTCATTTACGTCACCAACTTCCATCGACTGTTTGACGTCAGGGGCAATGtgctacaaatacaaataaggTTTCGCGGATCTCGCAACGAAATAAATGCCGTCGTTCAAAAGACCGACAGCTGCATAGGAAATTTACTTCAGGAACTCGTAATATAAACTGCTGCTCGGGGACATACTTCGAACTGTCCATCAAAATGTTACACATCCGGGAGAAAATTGCACTTACGGGCCTTTGCAGGCAACGCCCCATTGTGCAACTCACGTGCCGTTCGCTTGCTCACATGTGAGAGAAGGTGCTTGAGGCGAATTGCTCGCAAGGAGGGAAGTAAttatagtctgtctgtgtgtctgtctatctgtctgtttaattaattaaatatcaattttgtgtctgtctgtctgtctgtgtatgtatgtctttgtgCTATTTGTGTCTTCGACTTGCTGTTTCGAGGACATCCGGACACTTGTAGTCACGAGACCGGAAGTGCCGAGCGTACCCTTGCAGTGCCGGATCCAACCACGcgtactgtacgtacagtacataGCCACAGAATGGAAGCGCACCACATATGGGACTCTATTCAACACTTTACAGCCGGTGCAATCGGAGGAGGAGCTTCTGTTGCTGCAGGTCAACCATTTGACACGGTAAAGGTGAAGATGCAAACATTCCCTCACCATTTCCGCAGTTTATCCCAGTGTCTGTTCGTCACGTTGCGCAGAGAGGGTCTGCTCCGCGGGTTGTACGCCGGCTCTATTCCATCCCTGTACGCAAACATGGTGGAAAATGCGGTGCTCTTTCTTTGCTATGAACAATGCAAACGAGTCATGTCTTGGGTATCTGGAGGTGATGGAGTGTTGCAAAGAGCATGCGCAGGTGCCATGGCTGCAGGGATTAGCACCATTGTCTTGTGTCCTTTTGAGCTGTTGAAGTGCAGACTGCAGGGACAACAGCAGCTACTTGATAGAGCATCAGAGCTGAAAGCACAAACTGTTCGATCAAAAATGTAAGCAAGTGACTTTTTGACTTAAAACAAATCACGATATCTAAACTTAGACTTTCAGGCAAACTTGTTAGGGTCTTAAAGTATATTTCTACTGCTCTGTAGACAACTGATATAAAGTACTAGTCTAGGAACACATGACATGATGGGATTGGTCTGCAAACGACCAACAGTTGCATCatgtaaaaattgaattaaaCTTTCAAAGTCCACAAGTTACTTTTAATCAGGGAATAGTTTTTCAGTTGGTCTGCAGGTAACTGCTTACTGCATTTTCCTGAATAATTATCTTACTCGCGATTGATACATTCCCTTGCTCAAGTATTCTCAAATAACTGTTCTAAATATGGTAAATCTCTgctatgttgtgtgtgtgtgtgtgtgtgtgtgtgtgtgtgtgtgtgtgtgtgtgtgtgtgtgtgtgtcactgtgtgtgtatgtgtgcgtgtgtgtgtgacacatCCTATTGGTAATATTTGTACAAGGACTGATAACATGCTCCGATGGTGATTCAGAGGCATTCTAGATGTAATGACTTGTTGTAAATGTAGTGACTTAGAGCTGTCATAAAACAAAGCtactgatatcaatgaaacAATAATTTCTCTCAAACAATTTCCTCTCACAATTGTCCTCTTGGCAGGTGCAGGTGCCTGAACCATAATTTGCTAGGAATGATTTGGTGAAATACAGTAGTACACTATACTGCATATAATACTTATGCAAATCATTGTAATAGTACTGCAGTGTGTTCAACACGTTGTCATGTATTTTTCATACCCTACCGCTTCTAATGTTTTTCGAGTaataatttttcaaaaattttgccttaGAAAATAAGAGGATAACAGAGAAAAATAACATTTTGGTCTCGAAAATGGTCGGTTGTCTGGCGTTTGGTTTTTGTGCATACGCATGAAGCATCGTCATAAATGGCCACTGGACGGAGGTGTGCTgctcaagatgccaactagaaatgtttagagaattgaattAGTTTAGTTTaaagaataaataaagaaataattaAATCGAAACAtgactaatattgcacatcaagacctTGAAAAAATTAGGATTCGtaaaaaaattctaaattatttttggagtctCAAAGAGAATTAGTctcgaaaaacattaggaACAGTAGGGTAGTCAAAaacttgttttgacaaaaaCTAGTTTTATGGTATCAGTAGGTGCCTCGCCTCAAGTTGGTGAGCAACACGTCGcaacggagttttctgaccgtctatGGTAGCCTACTGAAACGCGTAGCCGTAGCTAGACAGtacacgtatttgttgaaaccctgccATGGAAATTGccataaacatgcaaacttcctagtaaaGTACAGGacatgtgaatagttgactgtaggtggcattcatcTTCCATTAGTAAAGGTGTTTTTCGGTTGGCAAGTAcgcacaatccctagctacaatacaaaggatggggcgacggaacttcatgaagctttttcgtcgccatttggtcacttgcacaaatcgttcctagactgatctgtagttggacacggaaacgattttttgaagtaggtcttataatgaaacgtggtcatggaaggatatatatatatatatatatatatatatatatatatatatactgagAACTCGATGGATTGCCATATAGGATCAcgccctttctgttgtgcaacccggattagaagcctcgctatgctCGGCAATTACAAAATTTGGCAGACAATAGTAGACCTTAGTTTTCTTATGGTTTGAAGCTTGTAAAGAGGACGTCCAGTTTTCTATGCCATTGGTACGTGTGATTGGTGTAGGAACAAAACGTAGTCTCATCGTTTGATTATGTAGTTGCTATAGTTTAGACTATTTTGAAGCATAGTGGGTCATTGTATCTAGTATGCTATACTATGATGTATGACTGCATGATCATACGGCTAATCTGGAACTTGAATGGACAGACTCTAAGTCTTTACTGATAGCACAGACCATACATGATCTGGCTGATGTCACAGTCTTAGTCATCAGAGCGGGAATAACATTGTATAGCATAGTAGATATGACAAACCCACTATGCTTCTAAACCCACTATGTTCTTCCTTGTTTCCACAACTGAAGCTGTGACGTCAGCCAGGTCATGTGACAGATGAGCACAGAAAGGTGTGGCGAGCGCCTGGAAACAAGGCAACTGTTAGGAAATACGTGCAGCAGTCATACATTCCATTACGATTGATTTATCAGTTTGATCAGTTGCATGTGTATGAAAACACTAGATTACAAGCTTGTTTGTGCTACTGTGGTCTTCAGCTAGAATTTTATCACTCATACAAACATTTCTTTAGTGGTGTGTGGTCAATGTTCAAAAATATCGTAGCAACTGAAGGCATTGCAGGCCTTTATCACGGACTCAGTCTACTGATGATTCGAGAAGTACCCGGCTACTTTCTGTTTTTTGGCGGATACGAAGGAAGTCGACAGTTGCTTACACCCGACGGCCAAACCATAGAAGATCTAGGTGCAATAGTGAATGCACACATTCAGTGATAATTGTAGTGGGTGATTAAACTATTGTGTTTCTATTAGGACCACTACCATTATTTCTTGCAGGTGGTATCGCTGGAGTTTCATTTTGGTTGCCCATGTATCCCGTCGATGTCGTCAAATCAAAGTCACAAGTCAGCAACAGTCATTTAGTTGCTATCATTCAATGATAACTATTGTGTCTCTATATCTCGTAACAGGTTGAAGGTTTGGCTTTTCCGTTTCTCAAAACTGCCAGAAATATTATTCGTACAGAAGGGTTGGTAGGTTTGTATCGCGGGCTGTTGCCTTGTCTAGCACGAGCGTTTCCTGCCAATGCCGTACTTCTGCTTGCTTATGAACTAACTAACAAGTTGTTTCACCATGTGAAGTCTAGCTGATGTAATGTCTAACTCTCTTGAATTCAATGTATTATGGTTTAAATTGAGGTTTGCCATGAAATCGTGTTGGCAACAGTCTCTGGTATGCAGACATTCTGGTATTTTGTCAACTGGagaatttaaataaattatataaatttgaGATTGCTAAAGCCTAGTGAATAGAATAGCAGGAAATCAAGTGGCTACAATATTCCTAGAACTCCAGTGGACGTAAATTTAAAACTcaacgcgcgcgcacacacacacacacacacacacacacacacacacacacacacacacacacacacacacacacacagacagacacatgcatgcacgcacacacacacacacacacacacacatgcacgcacgcacgcacacacatacacacacgcatgtacatgtgcacacgcacacacgcacacacaacacacacacacacacacacacacacacacacacacacacacacacacacacacacacacaattccaGTAACTCCATTGATATAAATTCCTGGAAATCTAGTTGGATATGAGAATCTAGAGATGCAATTCCGGGAACTCCTGTTGATATAGTTTTAGTAACTCTGCGGATATTTTTGGAAATCTAGTTGGATATACCGTGTTATCTCTAATATAAACGCAAGTCTTCAATAGAATTACATCGACTTGACCTTATTCAAGTTGTTTCACAGTTCATAGTCTAATTGCAACTGACGTAATTCCAATTCTCTTGAATTCACTGCAGAATGGACTATAAGGCAAAATTTTGGTCAAACTTGTGCTGTAGCAAAATATGTTGACTTGAAATTTTCACTTGtgggcattcattcttatttgatttcacaaactttcttgtaattatcgacatcaacatttagttcaatttctttatgcatcgtattcactactgtatttatttgctatcaaaatgtaaacataaaattttgcttgtttgctgttgttctaTTGCATTGATCATGATGGCGATGGGTTAGAGTAATGATATGAATGGTTAAAAGGTAAATGAAGGTTAcagtaatgacatgaactgatcaagagatgagcaagCTAAATCTATTACATGGAGCCGATAGTAAGGAATCAGTGAACCAAAGTCCAGACTACTGACGGAAGCAGCAGGCAAGATCaaataaattgtttgttgaacagTGTGCTCTTGATCAGCTTATTACGCCTTAACcaatcatgtaggtatgtccaatcaaagcaaaattgtggtcgctcatgaacaccagttggtcggtcaatgaCTGATGACCGACTGTTAGATTCCACTCTGCAATGTATTATGGTTTGAATAGAGGTTGTCATGAAATAGCATTAGCAACAGTCTCTGGTACGCAGACATTTCTTGGACCGTATTTCCGTGAATAGTGCCTcatggggcactatttttTTCAGAGTTCTgaaacatggggcattattatttcacaAGCACAGAAACTGTTGCACTGTTCGTTTGCATGtcgtcacactacacaaacaaactacagcATCTAATCTTGTAGTTACCCCCTGGATACTCACTTTCACTTGAGTCGCATTCATGATCTGTTGCATAAATGCTGAATCTTCATCGTCGGTCTGTGGTTCTATCTCGGCGTTCCTTCCATCTCAAATGtatacacattgatagacgtGTATGCTTATAACTGGGTTCAAATACTGCCCCGACGGGGACTAATTGAGAGTCACCATGGGACATTATTTGAGCCTGGGGCACTATTCACAGAAATACGGTATTTACAGTTAGCTTACACAAGTTAACTACGAAGTACATTGTTTATCGTAAACCAATCACAAAGACTTCAAGACCACTGGGTTTCCATTAAGGTGTACATGCTCGTTACGTGCTCGTTACGTGCTCGTTACATGCTCTTGCATTTTCTTATGTCCTTGCATCTCTGTTCACATTAAACTGGTACAAGCACGGCAACCAGCGACACAAAAATGTGCTCTTCAAGTACTGAACAAAATCGAAAAGAAATGACAACAATTCTGATCAACAGTCATTGAAGTCATTGAAGACATCTACTTCTCAGCATATCCAATGATGTATGCTCGGAGAAATGGAACAAAGGATTTTGTGAGATAGAGTTTCTTGTAGCTGACATTGCTAAATCCTGCTCTCTCAATCTCCTGCCATGTCTTCATAATCATCGAGCAGTCAAAGAGAGGATACCACAGTGGCATCAAAAGGTACTGCACACACCTCATCCAAAAGCTCTCTGGATCTGAAACGcatgatatcaatattttctAAAATCATAGCAATACAAGGTTTCTCACCTAAGTAAAAATGCAGTACGATAAGTGCACACTAGATTGTTAGCTTCATGGTCACAAAATGTCAAAAGTCATATTTAAGACTATGAAGCATGTCTATATAATAGTAACAAACAGCATCCTCTCTAATGACTAAAACCATACATTGCAGGTCGACATATCGAAGCACTCTTGAACTAATGCTATAGCGAACCTCCATATAACGAATCCTCAATATAACGAAACTAGTCTTGGTGTCCCAAACTTGTTTGTATGCGTTTCTCCATCTTGGGACCCTCAATGTAACGAACTCGCTTATAACAAAAACGTTGCTATAGCGTGGCTTCTCTTTATACCTAAACGTAGATAATTACATTATAACTTCGATATAACATAGTAGACGGTGTGACCGCACTCATTCCTGCAATGCTGTTGCCTACTGTACAAAGTGCAGCTGCCGCTGAGGGTGCAGATCATAGAATGCGCTTACATCATTGGACACAATGAATTCAATTAATTTCTCGCGGTCAGGCAACAATTAGGCATTTGGCCAGAGCATGCCAGGCGCATCCTCTTGTACAGTATCATGTCCAAGGGCAAATCCTTAGCCGTGGAGAAACAGCTTGAAGTCATCAAAGAGGTAGAGAAAAAGAAATGCACAGAAACGGACCTGGCAGCTTGTTACAAACTCGCTCTTAACTCTTGCGACAATTGTTAGGCAATGGGATCCCATGTAATCCTTCCTCCCGTGTAATACTAATATTTGTTCTGTTGTATAGCCTTGCGTTCCCTGACATTGCGTAATGAATAACAGGGATGATTTCACTTATAACGAACCCTCGCTACAACGCAAGCTATCCTAGTGTCCCCTGCAATTCATTATATCGAGGTTCCACTGTAAACATGCATGCTCAGTTCCAGGGATTTAACATTGCCATTGACAAGTATAAAATACGTTTTACATCAGGTTAAGGAcgtactgtaaatccagaaattttcgtACTCATGAAAAATTTTCATTATTTTCATAGATACCGGTTGTACtgcaataaaacaaatactaaatttatagacaGATGCACTTCAATttggctacagtacagtacagtaccggtcacgtactaaaataacatgtgtACGA from Corticium candelabrum chromosome 14, ooCorCand1.1, whole genome shotgun sequence carries:
- the LOC134189959 gene encoding mitochondrial ornithine transporter 1-like, whose product is MEAHHIWDSIQHFTAGAIGGGASVAAGQPFDTVKVKMQTFPHHFRSLSQCLFVTLRREGLLRGLYAGSIPSLYANMVENAVLFLCYEQCKRVMSWVSGGDGVLQRACAGAMAAGISTIVLCPFELLKCRLQGQQQLLDRASELKAQTVRSKIGVWSMFKNIVATEGIAGLYHGLSLLMIREVPGYFLFFGGYEGSRQLLTPDGQTIEDLGPLPLFLAGGIAGVSFWLPMYPVDVVKSKSQVEGLAFPFLKTARNIIRTEGLVGLYRGLLPCLARAFPANAVLLLAYELTNKLFHHVKSS